From the Tripterygium wilfordii isolate XIE 37 chromosome 6, ASM1340144v1, whole genome shotgun sequence genome, one window contains:
- the LOC120000663 gene encoding putative protein NRT1/ PTR FAMILY 2.14, with translation MELRKPKCFSWLTFSRMKNDSDDYISLPYSCPPSKEKLIDEIARKPAGWKATRYILANTCFERLASNGLAANFMVYFGREYHMDQVQAATILNTFFAAINFMPIIGAFVSDTFIGKFWTITFGSFASLLGMLIMMMTAMLPMLRPPPCTQEQQQLSQCAVSNNTQIGFLVLGLVWIAIGAGGIRPCSIPFSMDQFDLSTEEGRRGTNGFFSMYYTTQTIVMLIATTLVVYVQESVSWTLGFAIPAFLMVCAIILFFVGKKIYVFVKPEGSMFSGILRVFVAAYNKRHYMLSPDGKTDVTLYDPPTYGNTQSKLSLTNQFRLLNKAAIVEACDVKPDGSCSNQWRLSSIQQVEEVKCLVKVLTIWIFTNIGFITVAQQSTFTVSQALKMDRHIGSKFEIPAGSVCIMSLITIGTWLPFYDRFIMPALEKVTKNEGGITLLQKIALGQFFAVLTMIFSGLMETKRRGLANLEGEQISVLWLAPQQILVGLCEMYLMVGLGEFCNKEFPDSMRSIGNSLQFLTSTVASYLSNVIINIVSDTTGKNGQPQWLTDDVNTSRLDYFYFLLAGLIALNFVFFMFFANRYHYKSNVKKYSP, from the exons ATGGAGTTGAGGAAGCCAAAATGTTTTTCCTGGTTAACGTTCAGTAGGATGAAGAATGATTCCGACGATTATATTTCATTGCCATACTCATGTCCACCATCAAAGGAgaaattgattgatgaaatCGCCAGAAAGCCTGCCGGATGGAAGGCGACGCGATACATTTTAG CAAATACATGTTTTGAGAGATTAGCATCAAATGGTTTGGCTGCAAACTTTATGGTGTATTTTGGAAGAGAGTATCACATGGATCAAGTTCAGGCTGCAACTATCCTCAACACTTTCTTTGCTGCAATCAATTTTATGCCTATCATTGGTGCCTTTGTTTCCGATACGTTTATCGGCAAGTTTTGGACCATCACCTTTGGATCCTTTGCCTCTCTTCTg GGAATGCTGATTATGATGATGACGGCAATGTTACCGATGCTGCGTCCTCCACCTTGCACCCAAGAACAGCAACAGTTAAGCCAATGTGCAGTCTCCAACAACACTCAGATCGGTTTTCTCGTTTTGGGGTTAGTTTGGATAGCCATAGGTGCTGGTGGTATAAGGCCCTGCAGCATCCCCTTCAGTATGGATCAATTTGATTTAAGCacagaagaaggaagaagagggaCAAACGGCTTCTTCAGCATGTACTACACCACTCAAACTATTGTCATGTTGATTGCTACAACTCTTGTGGTTTATGTCCAAGAATCTGTTAGCTGGACTTTGGGATTTGCCATCCCCGCCTTTCTTATGGTTTGTGCCATCATCCTGTTCTTTGTAGGGAAGAAAATTTACGTCTTTGTAAAGCCAGAAGGATCCATGTTTTCCGGTATTCTGAGAGTATTTGTTGCAGCTTACAATAAACGACACTACATGCTATCACCTGATGGAAAGACAGATGTGACTCTCTATGATCCTCCGACATATGGGAATACACAATCCAAACTTTCCCTCACTAATCAGTTCAG GTTATTGAACAAAGCTGCTATAGTTGAGGCATGTGATGTAAAACCTGATGGTTCTTGCTCGAATCAATGGAGGCTAAGCAGCATTCAGCAGGTCGAAGAAGTAAAATGTCTTGTAAAGGTTTTAACAATATGGATATTCACAAACATTGGCTTCATTACCGTCGCTCAACAATCAACCTTTACAGTGTCACAAGCCTTAAAAATGGACAGGCATATTGGTTCCAAATTCGAAATTCCGGCTGGTTCGGTGTGTATAATGTCACTGATCACAATTGGAACATGGTTACCATTTTATGATCGATTCATCATGCCGGCTCTTGAGAAAGTCACCAAGAATGAAGGCGGGATTACGCTTCTCCAGAAAATCGCATTGGGGCAGTTTTTTGCAGTTCTGACAATGATATTCTCCGGATTGATGGAGACCAAAAGAAGGGGTTTGGCTAATTTGGAAGGTGAACAGATTTCAGTGCTGTGGTTAGCTCCTCAACAAATCCTTGTAGGCTTATGTGAGATGTATCTGATGGTTGGCCTTGGAGAATTTTGTAACAAAGAATTTCCTGATAGTATGAGAAGCATTGGCAATTCTCTGCAATTCCTCACTAGCACCGTCGCGAGCTATTTGAGCAATGTGATCATCAACATTGTAAGTGACACCACCGGAAAGAATGGCCAGCCCCAATGGTTGACTGATGATGTTAATACAAGCAGATTGGATTATTTCTACTTCCTACTTGCAGGCCTGATAGCCTTGAATTTCGTTTTCTTCATGTTCTTCGCCAATCGATACCATTACAAGTCCAACGTCAAAAAATATTCTCCGTAG
- the LOC120000664 gene encoding uncharacterized protein LOC120000664 — protein sequence MEVPESRKWMYNRVGPNRTGPSDEFFSGVEEFISYACGNNPRFMDTGTIRCPCVRCKCTRFQGLDDIRVHLYRKGFQPGYHYWTAHGEEMPEIPTMVTVDVEADAVNYYWQDNNRDNFNPYEQMVMDAAGPSIGNEFLQGEDNNQYAVPEPPNPDAQAFFDMLSAAQAPLWDGCESHSELSAAMRLLSIKADYNMPQGCFDDVVHLMKETMPEDNRMPADFYQTKKSVSKLGLGYQRIDCCINGCMIYYKDDANERQCKFCEADRYKPRRIGRRNYKDIPVKRMWYLPLIPRLQRLYSSTVTAKEMRWHYEHRSESNNLCHPSDG from the coding sequence ATGGAGGTTCCTGAGTCTCGTAAATGGATGTACAACAGGGTCGGTCCCAATCGAACGGGACCTAGTGATGAGTTTTTTAGTGGTGTTGAAGAGTTCATTTCTTATGCATGTGGAAATAATCCACGATTTATGGACACAGGAACCATAAGGTGTCCATGCGTGAGGTGTAAATGCACAAGATTTCAGGGGTTGGATGATATAAGGGTGCACTTATACAGAAAAGGTTTTCAGCCTGGATATCATTACTGGACAGCTCATGGTGAAGAAATGCCTGAAATTCCCACTATGGTGACTGTCGATGTGGAAGCAGATGCTGTAAATTATTATTGGCAAGACAATAATCGGGAtaatttcaatccatacgaGCAGATGGTGATGGACGCTGCTGGGCCTTCGATTGGGAATGAGTTCTTACAGGGAGAAGATAACAACCAATATGCTGTGCCAGAACCTCCTAATCCCGATGCACAAGctttctttgacatgttgtctGCTGCACAAGCTCCACTATGGGACGGATGCGAGTCACACTCAGAGTTGTCAGCTGCGATGAGGTTATTAAGCATTAAAGCTGACTATAATATGCCCCAAGGTTGTTTCGATGACGTTGTTCATCTAATGAAAGAGACTATGCCGGAAGATAATAGGATGCCTGCagacttctatcaaaccaagaAGTCGGTGTCTAAACTCGGACTTGGGTATCAACGAATTGATTGCTGTATAAACGGttgtatgatatactataagGATGACGCGAATGAGAGGCAGTGCAAATTTTGCGAGGCAGACCGTTATAAACCTCGGAGAATTGGACGACGAAATTACAAGGATATTCCAGTTAAACGTATGTGGTACCTGCCTCTGATTCCCAGACTTCAGAGGCTTTATAGTTCAACAGTTACAGCAAAGGAGATGAGATGGCATTATGAGCATCGAAGCGAGTCCAACAACCTGTGTCATCCATCAGATGGATAA
- the LOC120000510 gene encoding uncharacterized protein LOC120000510 isoform X1: MASDQSTDRGRTTSGRGRVSRRGRPIIGDAACLHSHATSSSPSSVNSIQPTSQYHPTLSSPNHFTANMLTEASPPPSPHIPHAPSTQSPPLDTQGASGSSSQNTGIMPPQNNRILIRPVSTALFDPFDVTRKISEIMKTKYERAVTQWSDFTPEEKESYFKEFKSKFTWDLAHDVAIKKLWNKKSGELFRGMMHRARENPAKAIWIPSTVLSELRCIWDGPEYKKKREQGKKNRASEDSCSHTGGSIPHTEYRKRMKVELGRDPTKAEVFVRTHRKKSTQQLVDGRATTTIENLTSSRRTF; encoded by the exons ATGGCTAGTGATCAATCGACCGACCGTGGCCGTACTACATCCGGTCGAGGTCGTGTCTCTCGCCGCGGCAGACCCATCATAGGGGATGCGGCATGTTTGCACTCTCATGCCACATCCTCCTCCCCCTCCTCTGTAAATTCTATTCAACCAACCAGTCAATACCATCCTACTTTATCATCTCCCAATCACTTCACTGCTAATATGCTGACAGAGGCTTCACCTCCACCTAGCCCCCATATTCCACATGCACCCAGCACGCAGAGCCCACCACTGGACACACAGGGTGCCAGTGGCTCTTCATCCCAGAATACTGGGATTATGCCTCCTCAGAATAACCGTATCTTGATACGACCTGTTTCGACTGCTCT TTTCGATCCTTTTGATGTTACTCGGAAGATAAGTGAGATCATGAAGACCAAGTATGAACGAGCAGTGACACAATGGAGTGATTTTACTCCCGAGGAAAAAGAAAGTTACTTTAAGGAGTTCAAG AGTAAATTTACATGGGACCTTGCTCATGATGTTGCAATAAAGAAATTGTGGAATAAGAAGAGTGGAGAATTGTTTCGGGGGATGATGCATAGGGCACGAGAAAACCCGGCCAAAGCTATTTGGATCCCTTCTACAGTTCTTTCTGAACTTCGTTGTATTTGGGATGGACCAGAgtacaaaaagaaaagggaacagGGGAAGAAAAATCGAGCATCTGAGGATAGTTGTTCTCACACTGGTGGCTCTATTCCTCACACGGAGTACCGTAAGAGAATG AAGGTGGAACTTGGCCGGGATCCCACCAAGGCAGAGGTGTTTGTTCGCACTCATCGAAAAAAGAGTACGCAACAATTAGTCGATGGACGAGCAACGACTACAATTG AAAATTTAACAAGCTCAAGGAGGACATTCTGA
- the LOC120000510 gene encoding uncharacterized protein LOC120000510 isoform X2, with amino-acid sequence MASDQSTDRGRTTSGRGRVSRRGRPIIGDAACLHSHATSSSPSSVNSIQPTSQYHPTLSSPNHFTANMLTEASPPPSPHIPHAPSTQSPPLDTQGASGSSSQNTGIMPPQNNRILIRPVSTALEIMKTKYERAVTQWSDFTPEEKESYFKEFKSKFTWDLAHDVAIKKLWNKKSGELFRGMMHRARENPAKAIWIPSTVLSELRCIWDGPEYKKKREQGKKNRASEDSCSHTGGSIPHTEYRKRMKVELGRDPTKAEVFVRTHRKKSTQQLVDGRATTTIENLTSSRRTF; translated from the exons ATGGCTAGTGATCAATCGACCGACCGTGGCCGTACTACATCCGGTCGAGGTCGTGTCTCTCGCCGCGGCAGACCCATCATAGGGGATGCGGCATGTTTGCACTCTCATGCCACATCCTCCTCCCCCTCCTCTGTAAATTCTATTCAACCAACCAGTCAATACCATCCTACTTTATCATCTCCCAATCACTTCACTGCTAATATGCTGACAGAGGCTTCACCTCCACCTAGCCCCCATATTCCACATGCACCCAGCACGCAGAGCCCACCACTGGACACACAGGGTGCCAGTGGCTCTTCATCCCAGAATACTGGGATTATGCCTCCTCAGAATAACCGTATCTTGATACGACCTGTTTCGACTGCTCT TGAGATCATGAAGACCAAGTATGAACGAGCAGTGACACAATGGAGTGATTTTACTCCCGAGGAAAAAGAAAGTTACTTTAAGGAGTTCAAG AGTAAATTTACATGGGACCTTGCTCATGATGTTGCAATAAAGAAATTGTGGAATAAGAAGAGTGGAGAATTGTTTCGGGGGATGATGCATAGGGCACGAGAAAACCCGGCCAAAGCTATTTGGATCCCTTCTACAGTTCTTTCTGAACTTCGTTGTATTTGGGATGGACCAGAgtacaaaaagaaaagggaacagGGGAAGAAAAATCGAGCATCTGAGGATAGTTGTTCTCACACTGGTGGCTCTATTCCTCACACGGAGTACCGTAAGAGAATG AAGGTGGAACTTGGCCGGGATCCCACCAAGGCAGAGGTGTTTGTTCGCACTCATCGAAAAAAGAGTACGCAACAATTAGTCGATGGACGAGCAACGACTACAATTG AAAATTTAACAAGCTCAAGGAGGACATTCTGA
- the LOC120000666 gene encoding uncharacterized protein LOC120000666, giving the protein MGEVVRWPEKHHKLTDERDASKWCDFHNNHGRTTEDYFVLKKEVNQLLKKVYLCDLLTEKGKETIAQAEKSVEERRLPPPEKNSPCNYWRIRNQWNYAFDYREIRKKMINSGVWVEKLMVQFTRQVISFTDDESIQLLNPHNDALVITLQITNCENKRIMIDDGSSANLLLCPSSKQ; this is encoded by the coding sequence atgggagaggTAGTTAGATGGCCAGAGAAACACCACAAACTGACTGATGAAAGAGATGCATCCAAATGGTGTGACTTCCATAATAACCACGGGCGTACAACCGAAGATTATTTCGTTCTCAAAAAAGAAGTGAACCAACTTTTGAAGAAGGTATATTTGTGTGATCTGCTAACTGAGAAAGGAAAGGAGACGATAGCACAAGCTGAAAAAAGTGTGGAAGAACGTAGACTGCCTCCGCCAGAGAAAAATAGTCCATGTAATTATTGGAGGATCAGAAATCAGTGGAATTACGCATTCGATTATAGAGAAATACGCAAAAAAATGATTAATTCTGGTGTCTGGGTAGAAAAGTTGATGGTACAGTTTACAAGACAAGTCATTAGCTTTACAGATGATGAATCAATCCAGTTACTTAATCCACACAATGACGCACTTGTGATCACTCTACAAATCACAAATTGTGAAAATAAACGGATTATGATCGATGACGGGAGTTCAGCAAATCTGTTGTTATGTCCATCGTCCAAGCAATAG